A single window of Vigna radiata var. radiata cultivar VC1973A chromosome 4, Vradiata_ver6, whole genome shotgun sequence DNA harbors:
- the LOC106758354 gene encoding uncharacterized protein LOC106758354, with protein sequence MKLPPGFPHNDQNQLCKLQRSLYRLKQAGRQWYDKLSSFLLSNNYTRSNVDHSLFLKHDTCHITAILIYVDDIVLVGNNATEIQNIINSLDSLFHIKNLGDLTYFLGLEVAWNISGIHLSQHNPSSSHRSWNAKLCPMPTPMAHSSRLTSQGDLLNDEDASSYRRLIGLLIYLTNTRLDITFSVNNLSQFVSSPITLHQQAAHRILRYLKGSPGNGILLHNNNTNQLKAYSDSDWATCPESRKSITGYSIYFGNSIISWKSKKQQTVSKSSAEAEYRALATITCELQWLTYILHDLCILAVQPALIYCDNRSAIQIASNQVFHECNKHIEIDCHIVKDKLNDGLLKLLPISTTEQGANLFTKPLAPAVFKYLHSKLGMTNIYSQLKGDDNIS encoded by the coding sequence ATGAAACTTCCTCCTGGCTTCCCCCATAATGATCAAAATCAATTGTGCAAACTTCAAAGATCTCTATATAGGCTCAAGCAAGCTGGACGACAATGGTATGATAAActttctagttttcttttatctaataATTATACACGTTCTAATGTTGATCATTCTCTTTTCCTGAAACATGATACTTGCCACATCACTGCCATCTTAATCTACGTCGATGACATTGTTCTTGTGGGCAACAACGCCACTGAGatacaaaatatcataaattctCTTGATAGTCTTTTCCACATCAAAAACCTTGGCGATCTCACTTACTTTCTTGGCTTGGAAGTGGCTTGGAACATCTCTGGTATCCACCTCAGCCAACACAACCCTTCATCTTCTCACAGAAGCTGGAATGCTAAATTGTGCCCCATGCCAACTCCCATGGCACATTCTTCACGTCTTACTAGTCAAGGTGACCTCCTCAATGATGAAGATGCCTCCTCCTACCGAAGACTCATTGGTCTCCTCATATATCTCACAAATACCAGACTTGACATCACATTCTCAGTTAATAATCTCAGCCAATTTGTCTCCTCTCCTATTACCCTTCATCAGCAAGCTGCTCACCGCATCCTTAGATATCTCAAGGGGAGTCCTGGCAATGGCATTCTCCTCCACAACAACAATACCAATCAGCTCAAAGCCTACAGTGATTCTGACTGGGCCACTTGCCCCGAATCCAGAAAATCTATTACTGGTTACTCCATCTACTTCGGCAATTCTATCATCTCTTGGAAATCCAAAAAGCAACAGACCGTTTCCAAAAGCTCTGCAGAAGCTGAATATCGGGCTCTTGCCACTATCACCTGTGAGCTACAATGGTTAACCTACATTCTTCATGACCTTTGCATCCTCGCCGTCCAACCTGCTCTTATCTACTGCGACAATCGCTCCGCTATCCAGATTGCTTCTAATCAAGTCTTCCATGAATGCAACAAACACATAGAAATAGACTGCCACATTGTCAAGGATAAACTCAACGATGGCCTTCTCAAACTGCTCCCTATTTCCACCACTGAACAAGGAGCGAATCTCTTCACCAAACCCCTTGCTCCTGCTGTTTTTAAATACCTTCATTCCAAGCTGGGAATGACTAATATCTACTCCCAGCTTAAGGGGGATGATAACATTAGTTAA